In one window of Kosmotoga pacifica DNA:
- a CDS encoding Mrp/NBP35 family ATP-binding protein has translation MATNQNNLAETMKKIRSNMSDIKHKILVMSGKGGVGKSTVATNLATALADEGYKTGILDIDLHGPNIVKMLGLKKKPVMVEEQIIPPEVFPNLKVISMASFLEEDRPVIWRGPLKTSAIYQFLGDVAWGELDFLIIDAPPGTGDESLTIMQTLPDVRPLMVTTPQEVAALDVKRALTFAKSLNKKTLGIVENMSYLKCPKCGEEIKLFGEGAGERLSRESSVPLLAKIPFDPQVVSNADSGKTIITHMRNSELEQAYRALVKNIINVLEG, from the coding sequence ATGGCTACTAACCAGAATAATCTTGCAGAAACCATGAAAAAGATAAGGAGTAACATGTCCGATATAAAACATAAAATTCTCGTCATGTCTGGAAAAGGTGGGGTTGGAAAATCCACTGTGGCGACCAACCTTGCCACTGCTCTAGCCGACGAAGGCTACAAAACGGGTATCCTTGACATAGACCTCCATGGTCCCAACATTGTTAAAATGTTGGGACTCAAAAAGAAACCTGTTATGGTGGAAGAGCAGATAATCCCTCCCGAAGTTTTCCCAAATTTAAAAGTCATTTCCATGGCTAGTTTTCTCGAGGAGGATCGCCCGGTAATTTGGAGAGGACCACTGAAGACTTCGGCGATCTACCAGTTCCTTGGAGATGTAGCCTGGGGAGAACTCGATTTTCTGATAATTGACGCGCCTCCAGGAACAGGTGACGAGTCTCTGACGATCATGCAGACTCTTCCAGATGTCAGACCGCTCATGGTTACAACACCCCAGGAAGTTGCAGCTCTCGACGTAAAAAGGGCTTTGACTTTTGCAAAATCCTTGAACAAAAAAACCCTCGGCATCGTTGAGAACATGTCCTACCTCAAATGCCCCAAATGCGGTGAAGAAATCAAACTATTCGGCGAAGGTGCCGGTGAAAGACTCTCAAGAGAATCCTCTGTTCCCCTGTTGGCAAAAATCCCCTTCGATCCCCAGGTTGTTTCAAACGCCGATAGTGGTAAGACCATTATCACACACATGAGAAACTCTGAGCTCGAGCAGGCTTATAGGGCTCTTGTAAAAAACATCATCAATGTACTGGAGGGATAG